One Magnetococcales bacterium genomic region harbors:
- a CDS encoding SEC-C domain-containing protein — MGSQKNLNEPQVYAEALVHAVLEPDTTRLAAWLANEENVDQNPFYKWYLYLAERLKDLAPRPELGFLARPQHTVPLPKIGRNDPCPCGSGKKFKQCHLGQEESVNWKLGSPTPVIRNMAIVSLIQAMSVDALDRVPAAKASDLARSEMASAYYRAGQLEQAIRLLKTVLDGDRDEPFMLFDYWIARYAEWLVEYGEPKQAEEFLLDEHDHCRGVTAWQVAQKLAAFYMDQGDPDNAETWVESSLEGEPDNPFSHYLKGLLQHGLDHWDEAVVSYERALELSHQFRPQEKAYMTHMVNESLARARNHQPVEELPLDISPSQEADPDDVATQSAPDGEPPVAAKPD; from the coding sequence GTGGGTTCCCAAAAAAATCTTAACGAACCACAAGTCTATGCCGAGGCGTTGGTCCATGCGGTCCTGGAACCCGATACCACACGGCTGGCCGCCTGGTTGGCCAATGAAGAAAATGTTGACCAGAATCCTTTTTATAAATGGTATCTGTATCTTGCCGAGCGTTTGAAGGATCTGGCCCCGCGTCCGGAACTTGGTTTTTTGGCCCGACCTCAGCATACCGTTCCCCTGCCCAAGATTGGTCGCAACGATCCGTGCCCCTGTGGTTCCGGAAAAAAATTCAAGCAGTGCCACCTGGGCCAGGAGGAGTCGGTCAACTGGAAATTGGGATCGCCGACACCGGTCATCCGCAACATGGCCATCGTATCCCTGATCCAGGCCATGAGTGTCGATGCCCTGGACAGGGTTCCCGCCGCCAAGGCCTCGGATCTGGCCCGCAGTGAAATGGCGTCGGCCTACTATCGGGCCGGTCAGTTGGAACAGGCCATCCGCTTGTTGAAGACCGTTCTCGATGGCGACCGGGACGAACCCTTCATGCTTTTCGACTACTGGATTGCCCGCTATGCCGAGTGGCTCGTGGAGTACGGTGAACCCAAACAGGCCGAAGAGTTTCTCCTGGATGAGCATGACCACTGTCGCGGTGTGACCGCCTGGCAGGTGGCCCAAAAGCTGGCCGCCTTCTATATGGACCAGGGCGATCCCGATAACGCCGAAACCTGGGTGGAGTCTTCCCTGGAAGGGGAACCCGACAATCCTTTCAGCCATTACCTGAAAGGCCTGTTGCAGCATGGTCTGGATCATTGGGATGAAGCCGTTGTCTCCTACGAAAGAGCTTTGGAACTCAGCCATCAGTTCCGGCCCCAGGAAAAAGCGTACATGACGCACATGGTCAATGAATCGCTGGCCCGTGCCCGGAATCACCAACCTGTGGAAGAGCTTCCCCTGGACATTTCCCCATCCCAGGAAGCAGACCCGGATGATGTGGCAACGCAGAGTGCCCCGGACGGTGAACCTCCTGTCGCGGCCAAACCGGATTGA